One window of the bacterium genome contains the following:
- a CDS encoding SprT-like domain-containing protein, with protein MATVGQTRPIPNPDQFELFSVAAPVDLSSESDTRRTRRGPRHQPRGFVYDLQMCFEIINDVMFKGELKQPVLRWSRNRWRYTLGLCDVEKRIITINTALDDARIPEMVTAGVMHHEMLHLYFGITEGPNGGRRFHTPEFRTAERLFPAYIAVEEWLRDNWPLRGRPARKPRPMSGSFLAYLAMMHGLPLQT; from the coding sequence GTGGCAACAGTAGGCCAAACGCGTCCGATACCGAATCCTGATCAGTTCGAGCTATTCAGTGTCGCGGCTCCTGTCGATCTCTCGAGCGAGTCAGATACACGTCGCACGCGACGAGGTCCGAGGCATCAGCCGCGTGGATTTGTTTATGATTTGCAGATGTGCTTTGAAATTATTAATGACGTAATGTTCAAGGGAGAGTTGAAGCAGCCTGTCCTGCGCTGGAGCCGGAATCGCTGGCGCTACACGCTTGGGCTGTGCGATGTCGAAAAACGAATAATTACAATCAATACAGCACTCGATGATGCGCGAATTCCGGAAATGGTTACAGCCGGTGTGATGCATCATGAGATGCTTCATTTGTACTTTGGAATCACTGAAGGCCCAAACGGGGGGAGAAGATTTCACACACCGGAGTTCAGAACAGCGGAACGGCTGTTTCCCGCTTACATCGCAGTAGAGGAATGGCTGCGAGATAATTGGCCGCTGCGCGGCAGGCCAGCCCGCAAACCAAGACCTATGTCAGGCAGCTTTCTCGCGTATTTGGCGATGATGCACGGTTTACCGTTGCAAACCTGA
- a CDS encoding OsmC family protein yields MKVLLRHSGQMAFLAKADSNHWLPLDTGPVSGGSNGATSPIELLVIAAAGCVSMDVIFILGKGRHEFSKFDLEVEAARAENHPRRLISLHFHAQVEGPALSSDAVSKALTLSLTKYCSVSLSLDRSITFKASCTVNGVPSEAWNIERNPDIYAQSGLQR; encoded by the coding sequence TTGAAAGTGCTGCTTCGCCACTCCGGCCAAATGGCTTTTTTGGCCAAGGCGGACTCTAATCACTGGCTGCCATTGGACACCGGTCCCGTATCCGGAGGGTCTAACGGAGCCACCTCGCCAATCGAACTGCTGGTCATTGCTGCCGCTGGCTGCGTAAGCATGGACGTCATCTTCATACTCGGAAAGGGCCGTCACGAATTCTCGAAATTCGATCTTGAAGTAGAGGCCGCCCGCGCCGAGAACCATCCCCGCCGCCTTATATCACTCCATTTCCATGCTCAAGTTGAAGGACCTGCGCTGTCTTCCGACGCTGTTTCGAAAGCCCTGACACTCTCCCTGACAAAATATTGTTCGGTGTCCTTGTCACTCGACCGTTCAATCACATTCAAGGCCTCATGCACGGTCAACGGCGTACCAAGTGAAGCATGGAATATCGAGCGGAATCCTGATATCTATGCGCAATCAGGTTTGCAACGGTAA
- a CDS encoding thioredoxin family protein — protein MSKINRKRNFMGLFAPFIIVLALILPGQVAVAIDDEAGGPTSPGVSVTAHWSTTAIPANGSSELGLLFKVPDRHHITDVEFGLFFVELSDTLGLDFGAPVFPKGEPFHDEVCYRGEVLVRVPVTASGDAVVGSHVIPVSVGYQICQEFGQEVCFLPEDKVVSAATEIVGAGTEVVAANERIFAGSAGIKPEEPQGLEARLMAALARGSWTAFFVAFLGGILASFTPCVYPVIPITIGYIGGASAGKPLRGLALSFIFALGIAIVYSSLGLFAAATGTLFGSISGSPVVNIVIALVFAVMGISMLGAFDIALPSALQTSLVGGSTKKGFFGPLLLGMASGLVMAPCVGPVIVALLAWVAQTGDLFYGWALLFTFSLGLGLLFLVIGTFAGAIQALPRAGSWMESVKKGFGWVLLAGALYMLRLTLPESIYYACWSILLITFSVFSGAFDMLSDEATARQKIGKAFTLVIFLLGGIFLFKSFYPNAIAGTATTGTHQELEWMVNKEEQAIDLATTNDMPVLIDVYADWCVACVELDEKTWVVPAVQKRVEDFVRLKLDFTKETPWVSEMKKKYKITGMPTVILQKGDREIARFTGFKPAEEFIALLDQHNL, from the coding sequence ATGTCGAAAATCAACCGGAAACGCAATTTCATGGGTCTGTTTGCACCGTTTATTATAGTCTTAGCATTGATTCTCCCGGGTCAAGTGGCCGTTGCAATTGACGATGAAGCCGGCGGACCAACCTCGCCGGGTGTATCCGTCACAGCACATTGGAGTACCACGGCAATACCGGCAAATGGGTCATCAGAACTTGGACTGTTGTTCAAAGTTCCGGACAGACACCACATAACGGATGTTGAATTTGGACTCTTCTTTGTTGAACTTTCCGATACCCTGGGGCTCGATTTCGGCGCGCCAGTTTTTCCCAAAGGTGAGCCCTTTCACGACGAAGTCTGTTATCGCGGGGAGGTTTTGGTTCGAGTCCCTGTGACGGCCTCAGGTGACGCCGTCGTTGGTAGTCATGTAATTCCGGTAAGTGTTGGCTACCAGATTTGTCAAGAATTTGGCCAGGAAGTTTGCTTTCTGCCAGAGGACAAAGTCGTATCGGCCGCGACAGAAATAGTTGGCGCCGGGACAGAAGTTGTTGCAGCCAATGAGCGGATTTTTGCCGGCAGTGCAGGTATAAAGCCTGAAGAGCCTCAGGGTCTTGAGGCACGGCTGATGGCTGCGCTCGCCAGAGGTTCGTGGACGGCGTTTTTTGTTGCATTCCTAGGGGGAATTCTTGCCAGTTTCACACCCTGTGTCTATCCCGTCATTCCAATTACAATTGGGTATATTGGCGGGGCGAGTGCAGGAAAACCACTCCGCGGACTGGCTCTTTCGTTTATTTTTGCTCTTGGAATAGCAATTGTTTACAGTTCACTTGGGCTGTTCGCGGCAGCGACCGGGACATTGTTTGGTTCCATCTCAGGTTCGCCGGTCGTGAATATCGTCATCGCACTTGTTTTTGCCGTGATGGGCATTAGCATGCTTGGTGCCTTCGATATTGCGCTGCCATCGGCATTGCAAACAAGTCTTGTTGGCGGGTCAACCAAAAAGGGATTCTTCGGGCCGCTTCTCTTGGGAATGGCTTCCGGTCTAGTCATGGCGCCGTGCGTTGGCCCTGTCATTGTTGCGCTGCTGGCCTGGGTAGCCCAGACAGGTGACTTGTTTTACGGCTGGGCGCTACTATTCACTTTTTCGCTTGGTCTTGGACTGCTGTTTCTCGTCATAGGGACATTTGCGGGAGCTATCCAAGCGCTGCCGCGCGCGGGTTCGTGGATGGAGTCTGTTAAGAAGGGTTTTGGATGGGTTCTGCTCGCTGGAGCATTGTACATGCTCAGACTTACGCTTCCCGAGTCCATCTATTATGCCTGCTGGTCCATCCTGCTGATTACTTTCTCGGTCTTCTCAGGTGCATTTGACATGCTTTCTGACGAGGCGACAGCGAGACAAAAAATTGGCAAGGCCTTTACACTGGTGATTTTTCTTCTTGGCGGCATATTCTTGTTTAAGTCCTTCTATCCTAACGCGATTGCCGGCACAGCAACAACCGGAACTCATCAGGAACTCGAATGGATGGTGAACAAGGAAGAACAGGCGATAGATTTGGCAACGACAAACGATATGCCTGTGCTGATCGATGTATACGCGGATTGGTGCGTCGCCTGCGTGGAGCTGGATGAGAAGACTTGGGTCGTTCCGGCCGTACAGAAGCGGGTTGAAGACTTTGTCCGGCTAAAACTTGACTTCACAAAGGAAACTCCCTGGGTCTCCGAAATGAAGAAGAAATACAAGATAACCGGAATGCCAACGGTTATCCTTCAGAAGGGTGATCGTGAAATAGCTCGATTCACTGGATTCAAGCCTGCCGAAGAATTCATAGCTCTTCTTGACCAACACAATTTGTAG
- a CDS encoding thioredoxin fold domain-containing protein, giving the protein MVNVTDANFEETILRADRLAVLDFGAEWCAPCKKVHAMLKELAPDWTDKAVIGEIDIANNPEVPRKYGVLNIPQVLFFKNGQLVETVTGVLPKAKLEEKFRNHAQ; this is encoded by the coding sequence CTGGTCAACGTGACAGATGCTAATTTTGAAGAGACAATTCTGCGGGCAGACCGCCTTGCCGTTCTTGACTTCGGCGCTGAATGGTGCGCCCCGTGCAAGAAAGTCCACGCCATGCTGAAGGAACTTGCACCTGACTGGACAGACAAGGCCGTAATCGGCGAAATTGATATAGCGAATAATCCTGAAGTTCCTCGGAAATACGGAGTGCTGAATATCCCTCAAGTTCTTTTCTTCAAGAACGGCCAACTGGTAGAAACCGTGACAGGGGTCTTACCCAAGGCAAAACTTGAAGAGAAGTTTCGCAATCACGCGCAGTAA
- a CDS encoding thymidine phosphorylase, with amino-acid sequence MQLTDLIARKQRGLQLSDAEIDDLVGDFTSGLIPDYQMSALLMAIFFRGLNDREGLRFLDAMIQSGKRLDFKHIPCVKVDKHSTGGVGDKTSLIVAPVVAAAGLAVPMISGRALGHTGGTLDKLESIQGMKVNLDVEEFDRVLRTHGCAFGAQTDEIVPADRKLYALRDVTSTVAIPPLIAASILSKKIAEGTDALVMDVKIGPGGFLESEQEARDLAQKLVTWSKHYRVRTIAYGTDMHEPLGRTAGNGIEVAECLKVLSTGAGDERLLELCELLGGTMLWLGGVSESVESGRRKFTDILLSGKGYSRFCEIAEAQGASTRAWSQFASGYPALFKREIRAETDGIVREINPRDIGLALVEIGAGRRIANAAIDHTAGIEFCVKRGDKVHAGDLLAVMQWSNPDVNVSACLLQIQKAFEIGAVSSPPRPLKYFEIN; translated from the coding sequence GTGCAGCTTACTGATTTAATAGCGCGAAAGCAGCGCGGCTTGCAGTTAAGCGATGCCGAAATAGATGACTTGGTGGGGGACTTCACGAGTGGGTTGATTCCCGACTACCAAATGTCGGCTCTGTTAATGGCGATTTTCTTCCGCGGTTTGAATGACAGGGAAGGATTGAGGTTTCTTGATGCGATGATCCAATCCGGAAAACGGCTGGACTTTAAGCATATTCCCTGCGTCAAGGTGGACAAGCATTCAACCGGCGGAGTGGGTGACAAGACCTCTTTGATTGTTGCTCCAGTCGTCGCAGCTGCTGGTCTCGCCGTTCCGATGATTTCGGGTCGTGCTCTTGGTCACACCGGAGGAACTTTGGACAAGCTCGAAAGCATTCAAGGCATGAAAGTCAACCTTGACGTTGAAGAGTTCGACCGTGTCCTGCGGACACATGGCTGTGCGTTTGGAGCACAAACGGACGAAATTGTGCCTGCCGACCGGAAACTATATGCGTTACGGGATGTCACGTCTACAGTTGCAATTCCGCCGTTGATTGCGGCGAGCATCCTTTCGAAGAAAATCGCCGAAGGGACTGATGCGCTTGTAATGGACGTGAAGATCGGTCCGGGAGGATTCCTTGAAAGTGAACAGGAAGCACGGGATCTTGCGCAGAAACTCGTGACATGGTCGAAGCATTACAGAGTCAGGACCATCGCCTATGGGACGGACATGCACGAACCTCTGGGCAGAACCGCGGGAAACGGCATCGAGGTCGCCGAATGCTTGAAAGTTCTGTCAACCGGTGCCGGAGATGAAAGACTCCTGGAATTATGTGAACTCCTTGGCGGGACGATGCTATGGCTCGGCGGAGTTAGCGAATCTGTGGAAAGCGGTCGTCGCAAATTCACTGATATTCTTTTGTCGGGCAAAGGATACTCACGATTCTGTGAAATTGCAGAAGCTCAAGGTGCAAGCACCAGGGCATGGAGTCAGTTCGCATCGGGTTATCCCGCGCTCTTCAAACGGGAAATCAGGGCTGAAACAGACGGTATAGTTCGTGAGATTAATCCGCGAGACATCGGTTTGGCCCTCGTGGAGATCGGCGCAGGAAGAAGAATTGCCAACGCGGCCATTGATCACACTGCAGGCATTGAGTTTTGCGTGAAGCGGGGCGATAAAGTGCACGCGGGAGACTTACTTGCTGTGATGCAATGGAGCAATCCAGATGTTAATGTGTCGGCATGCCTGTTACAAATCCAGAAGGCGTTCGAAATCGGGGCAGTAAGCTCCCCTCCTCGTCCGCTGAAGTATTTTGAAATTAACTGA
- a CDS encoding glucose-1-phosphate adenylyltransferase produces the protein MDHVASVILGGGRGTRLHPLTKPRSKPAVPFGGMYRLIDIPVSNCLHSDLSKIFVVTQFNSASLNRHVSMTYTFDAFRDGFVTVLAAEQTIDTSDWLQGTADAVRKNLRHIKPSNPTDVLILSGDHIYWMDYRGMLALHRRSRADITIATYPVTIEDAKRFGIMQVSDEGRITAFKEKPENPSEIKGWELSGEMFRSDDFDTDEQVVMASMGVYIIKWEAIEQLLAPDTGSDFGKHVIPAAIHSHRVYAYPFSGYWEDIGTIKSYYDANLALTDPQPQFALYDPSLRLFTRPRFLPGASMREVYLKRAMVCAGSKIEHGAVEHSILGTRTICKSGVKIIDSVVCGADYFETAESLKLNREIGRPDVGIGGDTVIRRAIIDKNARIGYGVRIDPGDNMADHDGDGYAVRDGIVIVEKDAVIPDGAVIPAR, from the coding sequence ATGGATCATGTCGCATCTGTAATTCTAGGCGGCGGACGAGGCACAAGGCTCCATCCGCTTACGAAACCAAGGTCGAAGCCGGCAGTGCCTTTCGGCGGAATGTATCGGCTGATAGATATTCCCGTTTCAAATTGCCTGCACTCTGACCTCAGTAAAATCTTTGTTGTAACGCAATTCAATTCAGCCTCGCTGAACCGCCATGTGTCGATGACTTATACATTTGATGCCTTTCGTGACGGTTTCGTGACGGTGCTTGCAGCGGAACAGACCATTGATACAAGCGATTGGTTGCAGGGTACCGCCGACGCCGTGCGAAAAAACCTTCGCCACATAAAGCCGTCCAATCCAACCGATGTATTAATCCTGTCAGGCGACCATATATATTGGATGGACTATCGAGGCATGCTTGCTCTACACCGCCGTTCCCGGGCCGATATCACGATCGCCACGTATCCCGTGACAATTGAAGATGCCAAGAGGTTCGGGATTATGCAGGTGAGTGATGAAGGCCGTATCACAGCTTTCAAAGAGAAACCAGAGAACCCCTCCGAAATCAAGGGTTGGGAACTTTCAGGTGAAATGTTTCGTTCCGACGACTTTGACACGGATGAACAGGTTGTCATGGCATCCATGGGTGTCTACATAATAAAGTGGGAGGCTATCGAACAGTTGCTTGCTCCGGACACGGGATCGGATTTCGGAAAACATGTGATACCTGCTGCAATACATTCGCACCGTGTCTATGCCTATCCTTTCAGCGGCTACTGGGAGGACATCGGAACCATTAAGAGCTATTATGATGCCAATTTGGCTTTGACAGACCCTCAACCGCAATTCGCACTTTACGACCCTTCCCTCCGCTTGTTCACAAGACCGAGATTTCTTCCAGGCGCGAGTATGCGAGAAGTCTACTTGAAGAGGGCGATGGTATGTGCCGGTTCGAAGATTGAACATGGTGCAGTTGAACATTCGATACTCGGCACACGGACGATTTGCAAGTCCGGTGTCAAGATTATTGACAGCGTTGTCTGCGGCGCCGACTATTTTGAGACGGCTGAGTCACTCAAGTTAAACAGGGAAATCGGACGTCCTGATGTGGGTATCGGCGGTGACACCGTCATTCGTCGCGCAATCATTGACAAGAATGCACGAATCGGCTACGGTGTTCGCATTGACCCGGGCGACAACATGGCCGATCACGACGGCGATGGATATGCCGTTCGCGATGGAATAGTTATTGTCGAGAAGGATGCGGTTATTCCGGACGGCGCGGTCATCCCCGCTCGTTAG
- the glmM gene encoding phosphoglucosamine mutase produces MVNKPPLMISVSGVRGIVGESMTASVCLRWAQAFGHLCSKGTVVVGGDSRVSKTMMRAATISGLASAGASIIDVGVVPTPTVSLAVERHSASGGIAITASHNPAEWNALKFYGSDGLFIDSGQGQLLRSLVEGDRSFDVPAFEVGTYARDEHAIESHLNAVLGLPFLDADAIRKRKFRVGLDAVHGAGGELLTRMLDMLGCEVVSYHVEPTGRFPRNPEPTNENLRKISSAMREDRVDIGFVLDPDADRLALVRSDGLPAGEELTLCVAALAALPHIPGPVVANCSTSLALREIAKDFNREYFETKVGEAHVARKMIEVNAAIGGEGNGGVMLPMIHAARDSAVGAALVLKALLEFGGTSADLFDSLPRFSLVKKKREFNSLEEQREAMERLNSVDSLGTPDCLDGLKWRTSDAWVQARQSNTEPIVRVFAEASSSERAEELADLILKKLS; encoded by the coding sequence ATGGTAAACAAGCCGCCACTGATGATATCGGTGTCCGGAGTTCGCGGAATTGTCGGAGAGAGTATGACCGCTTCGGTGTGTCTGCGCTGGGCACAGGCCTTCGGACATTTGTGCTCCAAAGGTACTGTTGTCGTCGGCGGCGACAGCCGTGTGAGCAAAACAATGATGCGGGCAGCGACCATCTCCGGACTTGCGTCGGCTGGCGCGAGTATTATAGATGTCGGCGTTGTGCCAACACCGACTGTATCGCTCGCGGTCGAGCGGCATTCTGCATCCGGCGGAATCGCGATTACTGCAAGCCACAATCCTGCCGAGTGGAATGCTTTGAAGTTCTACGGAAGCGACGGACTGTTTATTGACTCAGGCCAAGGTCAACTGCTGCGTTCCCTCGTGGAAGGGGACCGCTCTTTTGATGTCCCTGCATTTGAAGTTGGTACGTACGCAAGGGATGAACATGCAATTGAAAGCCACTTAAACGCAGTTCTCGGCTTGCCATTTCTCGACGCCGATGCAATTCGAAAACGAAAGTTCAGAGTCGGTCTGGATGCTGTTCACGGCGCAGGCGGGGAGCTACTGACCAGAATGCTTGATATGCTGGGCTGCGAGGTCGTGAGCTATCATGTTGAACCAACAGGCAGATTTCCTCGCAATCCGGAACCAACGAACGAAAATCTGCGAAAAATCTCCTCTGCAATGAGAGAGGATCGTGTTGACATCGGATTCGTCCTTGACCCCGATGCAGACAGACTCGCTCTGGTAAGATCGGACGGGTTGCCTGCAGGAGAAGAATTGACACTTTGCGTAGCAGCGCTTGCTGCGTTGCCGCACATACCGGGTCCGGTGGTCGCAAACTGCTCAACTTCGCTTGCGTTACGAGAAATCGCGAAGGACTTTAACCGCGAGTACTTTGAAACAAAAGTTGGCGAGGCCCATGTGGCTCGGAAGATGATAGAGGTCAATGCTGCAATTGGAGGCGAAGGCAACGGTGGAGTGATGCTCCCCATGATTCACGCAGCGCGTGATTCAGCTGTCGGAGCAGCACTTGTCCTGAAGGCGTTACTTGAATTTGGCGGTACTTCAGCGGACTTGTTTGACAGTTTGCCGCGGTTTTCTCTCGTTAAGAAGAAGCGGGAATTTAATTCGCTTGAGGAGCAAAGAGAAGCGATGGAGCGCTTGAATTCGGTAGATTCGCTTGGAACGCCCGATTGCCTAGACGGACTGAAGTGGCGAACCTCTGATGCGTGGGTGCAGGCTCGTCAGTCCAATACAGAACCGATCGTGCGCGTGTTTGCCGAAGCTTCGTCAAGTGAGCGGGCGGAAGAACTAGCTGATTTGATTCTAAAAAAACTAAGCTGA
- a CDS encoding GAF domain-containing protein: MIKSSLSAIIKQLPESDFRSRCQALCDLLRSINPKYDWIGIYWVDGDQLTLGPWTGDQPTEHVRIPIDKGICGAAVREQQTIIVDDVNADPRYLSCFTHTKSEIVVPIYADGLIIGEIDIDGKGIGDFDASDKNFLEEVAVLIGREWPGRW, encoded by the coding sequence ATGATTAAGTCTTCCCTATCCGCAATAATCAAACAGTTACCTGAGTCTGACTTCAGGTCCCGTTGCCAGGCGCTGTGTGACCTGCTCCGATCAATCAATCCTAAGTACGATTGGATAGGAATTTACTGGGTCGATGGCGATCAGCTCACTCTGGGGCCTTGGACAGGCGATCAGCCGACGGAGCACGTTCGCATTCCGATTGACAAGGGTATCTGCGGAGCTGCGGTCAGGGAGCAGCAGACGATTATCGTGGACGACGTGAATGCTGATCCTCGTTATCTGTCTTGCTTTACCCATACTAAGTCGGAAATTGTTGTCCCGATTTACGCGGACGGACTCATCATCGGCGAGATTGACATTGACGGTAAAGGTATTGGTGACTTTGATGCTTCAGATAAGAATTTTCTGGAAGAAGTTGCCGTTTTAATCGGGAGAGAGTGGCCGGGAAGATGGTAA
- a CDS encoding type 1 glutamine amidotransferase, protein MSIAGKKVGIFVEHHYQDLEVWYPVLRLREAGARVYLIGTGSSPEYVGKYGYPAKVDKTADKVKAAGLDGLVIPGGWAPDKLRTHDSVLELVREVNRAKKPIACICHGGWVLVSANVLRGRKVTSYVAIRDDMVNAGAKWVDEEVVVDKNLVTSRKPEDLPVFMRNFIELLAV, encoded by the coding sequence ATGTCCATCGCAGGCAAGAAAGTCGGTATCTTCGTAGAACACCATTATCAGGACCTCGAAGTCTGGTACCCAGTCTTAAGACTGCGGGAAGCCGGCGCACGAGTATATCTCATCGGAACGGGTTCATCACCGGAGTATGTCGGTAAATATGGATACCCGGCCAAAGTTGACAAAACGGCGGATAAGGTTAAGGCGGCTGGTCTGGACGGTCTTGTCATTCCCGGCGGTTGGGCGCCGGACAAACTTCGTACCCATGACTCAGTGCTTGAGTTGGTGCGCGAGGTGAACCGTGCCAAGAAACCAATTGCATGCATTTGCCACGGTGGGTGGGTTCTCGTTTCAGCAAATGTCTTGCGAGGTCGCAAGGTGACAAGCTATGTCGCCATTCGCGATGACATGGTGAACGCAGGAGCAAAATGGGTCGACGAGGAGGTTGTTGTTGACAAGAATCTGGTCACTTCTCGAAAACCTGAGGATTTGCCTGTTTTCATGCGAAACTTCATCGAATTGCTGGCCGTATAA
- a CDS encoding DMT family transporter: MDSSSSKPVHANGRLSLLGLMGVHITLTGGGYVVNKLALREFHPLAFGFWRLIIGLIGLLLLTKWASAWPKIEKRDWTRVILLAAVAVPVNQLIYLYGMSMTVPSHASLLYGTTAVFALFLSAALGYERIMRHKVLAIAVSLSGLALVVTRGGQFDVNSSVFTGDVLIFAAVLAWATYTVLGKPLVIKYGAVPATCVLLIVGTVISLPFLITSAVHQDYSGITWIGWGGALYSGLLLTVVAYIVWYRILSKIDPSQVAILTTPQPVVATFLSSFFVGEVIGWPLVIGGLLVIIGVILMDAPAFVRRAGEFRRKVVG, encoded by the coding sequence TTGGACTCTTCGTCTAGCAAACCGGTACACGCCAATGGCCGGTTGTCATTGCTCGGCTTAATGGGAGTCCACATTACCTTGACAGGTGGTGGGTACGTTGTGAATAAGCTGGCTCTCCGAGAATTCCATCCATTGGCCTTCGGATTCTGGAGATTGATAATCGGATTGATTGGTCTTTTACTCCTGACAAAGTGGGCAAGTGCATGGCCCAAAATAGAGAAACGCGATTGGACTCGCGTCATCTTGCTTGCAGCCGTCGCCGTCCCGGTCAATCAACTAATCTACCTCTACGGAATGAGCATGACCGTTCCTTCCCATGCGTCGCTGCTTTACGGTACAACTGCGGTGTTTGCTTTGTTTCTTTCAGCCGCGCTAGGTTATGAACGGATTATGCGGCACAAGGTTCTGGCCATTGCTGTCTCATTATCGGGACTGGCACTGGTTGTTACACGCGGAGGTCAGTTTGATGTCAACTCATCCGTGTTCACCGGTGACGTCCTGATTTTTGCCGCCGTGCTCGCATGGGCAACTTACACTGTTCTGGGCAAGCCGCTCGTCATTAAGTATGGCGCTGTTCCGGCAACATGTGTACTGCTTATTGTCGGAACAGTCATCAGTCTTCCCTTTTTGATTACCTCTGCCGTTCATCAGGATTACTCTGGAATCACATGGATCGGATGGGGCGGGGCGTTGTACTCCGGTCTCCTTCTCACCGTCGTTGCCTATATTGTCTGGTATCGGATTCTGTCAAAGATTGACCCGTCGCAAGTTGCCATATTGACTACACCGCAGCCGGTTGTCGCAACGTTTCTGTCGTCTTTTTTCGTTGGGGAGGTCATAGGGTGGCCGCTAGTCATAGGAGGACTGCTTGTGATTATCGGTGTGATATTGATGGATGCACCGGCGTTTGTTCGCCGTGCAGGTGAGTTTCGCAGAAAAGTAGTGGGATAA
- a CDS encoding HAD family hydrolase, with protein MKLLIFDIDGTLTSLDGATYRAYSKAFLEVFGREPVTEGLSMHGRTDPLIFRECFERTGLRGDWRQGYDEFKPRYLAHLPEAISSSPRAKVHAGVRELLDSLRSKPTEFALALGTGNMEPGARAKIGHFGLNKYFPVGGFGDIHEERYLIMRDAVAEAAQHYKYNFEPEMTWVIGDTAFDVEGARLAGLRSLAVATGGKYSIEMLRQTGADAVVENLSDTQEILGLFV; from the coding sequence ATGAAACTGCTAATTTTCGACATAGACGGCACCCTGACTAGTTTGGACGGCGCAACGTATCGAGCATACTCCAAAGCATTCCTTGAGGTTTTCGGCCGCGAACCGGTTACCGAAGGACTCTCCATGCATGGCCGGACTGACCCACTGATTTTCAGGGAATGCTTTGAACGCACGGGACTGAGAGGTGACTGGCGACAAGGTTACGATGAGTTCAAACCTAGGTATCTGGCGCACCTGCCCGAGGCAATTTCGTCAAGCCCGCGGGCAAAAGTGCATGCAGGGGTACGAGAACTGCTTGACTCTTTGCGGTCCAAGCCAACTGAATTCGCCTTGGCGCTTGGGACTGGAAATATGGAGCCAGGGGCGCGTGCCAAAATCGGACACTTTGGGTTGAACAAGTACTTTCCAGTCGGAGGTTTCGGGGACATCCACGAAGAACGGTATCTGATCATGAGGGACGCCGTAGCCGAAGCCGCGCAGCATTACAAATATAATTTTGAACCTGAAATGACTTGGGTAATTGGGGACACCGCGTTTGACGTTGAGGGCGCGCGCCTGGCCGGTCTGAGAAGCCTCGCGGTGGCAACAGGCGGGAAGTACTCTATTGAAATGTTGCGGCAGACAGGTGCCGACGCCGTCGTTGAAAATCTGAGCGATACGCAGGAGATTCTTGGACTCTTCGTCTAG